In one Cronobacter dublinensis subsp. dublinensis LMG 23823 genomic region, the following are encoded:
- a CDS encoding DUF1435 domain-containing protein translates to MILVIIIDTRGETMLYRRLESGWAVLLPGALVAMLAWNELSWAQWRVIIVLALLTTVGMLYHPRLRHYVLLPSCIAFASGLMLIVSHLHIALN, encoded by the coding sequence ATGATATTGGTTATCATTATCGATACGAGAGGCGAAACGATGTTGTACAGACGACTGGAAAGTGGTTGGGCTGTCCTTTTGCCGGGGGCGCTGGTGGCGATGCTGGCGTGGAATGAGCTGAGCTGGGCGCAGTGGCGGGTGATCATTGTGCTGGCGCTACTGACGACGGTCGGCATGCTCTACCATCCGCGTCTGCGGCATTATGTCCTGCTGCCGTCATGCATCGCTTTCGCCAGCGGTTTAATGCTTATCGTATCGCACTTGCACATAGCGCTGAATTAA